The Streptomyces nitrosporeus genome includes a window with the following:
- a CDS encoding Txe/YoeB family addiction module toxin: MKALFLDDSWNDYLWWQGNDRKILKRVNQLIADIDRGGNEGIGKPEPLRNDLSGYWSRRINSEHRLVYRIDENGIIHVVACRFHYER; the protein is encoded by the coding sequence GTGAAGGCGCTGTTCCTCGACGACAGCTGGAACGATTACCTGTGGTGGCAGGGGAACGACCGCAAAATACTGAAGCGCGTCAACCAGCTGATCGCCGACATCGACCGGGGCGGCAACGAAGGGATCGGCAAGCCCGAACCGCTGCGGAACGACCTCTCCGGCTACTGGTCGCGGCGGATCAACTCCGAACACCGACTGGTGTACCGCATCGATGAGAACGGCATCATCCACGTGGTGGCGTGCCGCTTCCACTACGAACGGTGA
- a CDS encoding FGGY family carbohydrate kinase, whose product MGIVAGLDSSSAFTHIVVCDTDTGAVLRQGYAAHPVEAKASEVDPQAWLLSLGEAASGGLLEGVQAIGVSAQQHGLVPLDHQGNLVRPALLGNDRRAQAAAADLVDGLGGRQAWAEAVGAVPQAAQPVAKLRWLARTEPENAQRVAAVLQPHDWLVWQLLGRPARRTTDRGAASGTGYWSAATGAYRPDLVELALGRQAALPEVLGPAEAAGTTPEGLLISAGTGETMAAAFGLGVAVGDAVVSLGASGSVMAVHHEALADPRGMITSFADATGMHLPVVHVSNAVRALRGTAEMLGLEGLDELSALALKSTPGASGLVLLPYLEGERTPHLPHTAGTLSGMRRESMKPEHLARAAFEGMLCSLTDALDVLRGRGVEVRRVFLLGAAAELPAVQALAPSVFGTQVVVPQPDQYAALGAARQAAWALGVSQGALDPRTPPAWRGAAAQVLEPGEELAVGQAVRQQYAATRDQIHPGAFGSAG is encoded by the coding sequence ATGGGCATAGTGGCCGGCTTGGACAGTTCATCCGCCTTCACTCACATCGTCGTCTGCGACACCGACACCGGTGCGGTGCTGCGGCAGGGATACGCCGCGCACCCCGTCGAGGCCAAAGCCTCCGAGGTGGATCCGCAGGCATGGCTGCTCTCGCTCGGTGAGGCGGCCTCCGGGGGACTCCTGGAGGGCGTGCAGGCCATCGGCGTGTCCGCGCAGCAGCACGGACTGGTGCCGCTGGACCACCAGGGCAACCTCGTCCGTCCGGCGCTGCTGGGCAACGACCGGCGGGCGCAGGCCGCCGCCGCCGACCTGGTGGACGGGCTGGGCGGCCGGCAGGCGTGGGCCGAGGCCGTCGGGGCCGTCCCCCAGGCAGCGCAGCCGGTGGCGAAGCTGCGCTGGCTGGCCCGGACCGAGCCGGAGAACGCGCAGCGCGTCGCCGCCGTGCTCCAGCCGCACGACTGGCTGGTGTGGCAGTTGCTCGGCAGGCCCGCCCGCCGGACCACCGACCGCGGTGCCGCGTCCGGCACGGGTTACTGGTCGGCGGCGACGGGCGCCTACCGGCCCGACCTGGTGGAGCTCGCGCTGGGCCGTCAGGCCGCGCTGCCCGAGGTGCTCGGCCCGGCCGAGGCCGCCGGGACGACGCCCGAGGGGCTGCTGATCTCCGCGGGGACCGGCGAGACGATGGCCGCGGCCTTCGGGCTGGGGGTGGCCGTCGGGGACGCCGTGGTGTCGCTGGGCGCCTCGGGCTCGGTGATGGCCGTGCACCACGAGGCGCTGGCCGACCCGCGGGGGATGATCACCTCCTTCGCCGACGCGACCGGGATGCACCTGCCGGTGGTCCATGTCTCCAACGCCGTACGCGCCCTGCGCGGCACCGCGGAGATGCTGGGGCTGGAGGGGCTGGACGAACTGTCGGCGCTGGCCCTGAAGTCGACGCCGGGCGCCTCCGGGCTCGTACTGCTGCCGTACCTGGAGGGTGAGCGCACCCCGCACCTGCCGCACACGGCGGGGACGCTGAGCGGGATGCGGCGGGAGTCGATGAAGCCCGAGCACCTGGCGCGGGCCGCTTTCGAGGGGATGCTCTGCTCGCTCACGGACGCGCTGGACGTGCTGCGCGGGCGGGGCGTGGAGGTGCGGCGGGTGTTCCTGCTGGGCGCGGCGGCCGAGCTGCCCGCCGTACAGGCGCTGGCCCCCTCGGTGTTCGGCACGCAGGTCGTCGTACCGCAGCCCGACCAGTACGCGGCGCTGGGCGCGGCCCGGCAGGCGGCGTGGGCGCTGGGGGTCTCGCAGGGCGCCCTCGATCCGCGTACCCCGCCGGCCTGGCGGGGCGCCGCGGCGCAGGTGCTGGAGCCGGGTGAGGAGCTGGCGGTCGGTCAGGCCGTACGGCAGCAGTACGCGGCGACCCGGGACCAGATCCACCCGGGGGCGTTCGGGTCCGCGGGCTGA
- a CDS encoding MFS transporter, whose amino-acid sequence MTETAKKRVSRTRILADLTPLRTSPDYRRLWFGNTVSWVGQGMTSLAVSLQVYDITGSAFSVGLIGLCSFVPLVLLGLYSGAIADTVDRRKLGLYSAAGSFVLSVALAAVAFSGIEHVGLLYAVVALQAVCFALNSPARSSMIARLLPAEQLPAANALNAMTSTTGGLVGPMLGGLIVGWWGYRAAYTVDAVTFTASLYAMWRLPSILPDRAGGKEAGRASVMDGLRFLGTRPNLRMTFFSDLCAMVLAQPRALFPVVAVLWFGGDAKTTGLLVAAPALGALLGSVFSGWLGRVRRHGLAVLVAVCCWGGAVAVFGLTRQLWPGLALLAVAGCADSISMVFRNTMLQTAVPDEMRGRLQGVFIVVVAGGPRLGDLVAGSAADLASPAAAVTGGGVACVVAVCLLALRWRGFARYDALDPRP is encoded by the coding sequence GTGACCGAAACAGCAAAGAAACGTGTATCCCGCACTCGCATACTCGCCGACCTGACCCCCCTGCGGACCTCGCCCGACTACCGGCGGCTCTGGTTCGGCAACACCGTCTCCTGGGTGGGCCAGGGCATGACCTCCCTGGCCGTCTCCCTCCAGGTGTACGACATCACCGGGTCCGCGTTCTCCGTCGGGCTGATCGGTCTCTGCTCCTTCGTCCCCCTCGTCCTCCTCGGGCTCTACAGCGGTGCGATCGCGGACACCGTGGACCGGCGCAAGCTGGGCCTCTACAGCGCGGCCGGGTCGTTCGTGCTCTCCGTAGCCCTGGCCGCCGTCGCCTTCTCCGGCATCGAGCACGTCGGTCTCCTCTACGCCGTCGTCGCGCTCCAAGCCGTCTGCTTCGCGCTCAACTCCCCGGCCCGCAGCTCGATGATCGCCCGGCTGCTGCCCGCCGAGCAGTTGCCGGCGGCCAACGCCCTCAACGCGATGACCTCCACCACGGGCGGTCTGGTCGGGCCGATGCTCGGCGGCCTCATCGTCGGCTGGTGGGGCTACCGCGCCGCCTACACCGTGGACGCCGTCACCTTCACCGCCTCCCTCTACGCGATGTGGCGGCTGCCGTCGATCCTCCCGGACCGCGCCGGGGGCAAGGAGGCCGGGCGGGCGTCCGTCATGGACGGGCTGCGCTTCCTGGGGACCCGGCCGAACCTCCGGATGACCTTCTTCAGCGACCTCTGTGCCATGGTGCTGGCCCAGCCCCGTGCCCTCTTCCCGGTGGTGGCCGTCCTCTGGTTCGGCGGCGACGCGAAGACGACCGGACTGCTGGTCGCCGCCCCCGCCCTGGGGGCGCTGCTGGGCAGTGTGTTCTCCGGGTGGCTGGGCAGGGTCCGCCGGCACGGGCTCGCCGTGCTGGTCGCCGTCTGCTGCTGGGGCGGTGCCGTCGCCGTGTTCGGGCTGACCCGGCAACTCTGGCCCGGACTGGCCCTGCTGGCGGTCGCCGGGTGCGCGGACTCCATCTCCATGGTCTTCCGCAACACCATGCTCCAGACCGCCGTACCCGACGAGATGCGCGGCCGGCTCCAGGGTGTGTTCATCGTCGTCGTGGCGGGCGGCCCCCGCCTCGGTGACCTGGTCGCGGGCTCCGCGGCTGACCTCGCCTCCCCGGCCGCCGCGGTGACCGGCGGAGGGGTGGCCTGCGTGGTGGCGGTGTGTCTGCTGGCCCTGCGGTGGCGCGGTTTCGCACGGTACGACGCCCTGGACCCGCGGCCCTGA
- a CDS encoding type II toxin-antitoxin system Phd/YefM family antitoxin: protein MYIMKTMSVTELRAGLADALDAVENDAEELVITRAGHEPMVIVSLAEYEALKETDYLLRSPAMAERLRRSIEQDRAGQGALRELADPDDEAGRGAA, encoded by the coding sequence GTGTACATCATGAAGACGATGAGTGTCACCGAGCTACGCGCGGGCCTCGCCGACGCCCTCGACGCGGTGGAGAACGACGCCGAGGAGCTGGTCATCACCCGGGCCGGCCATGAGCCCATGGTCATCGTCTCGCTCGCCGAGTACGAGGCACTGAAAGAGACCGACTACCTGCTGCGGTCGCCCGCGATGGCCGAGCGCCTGCGCAGGTCCATCGAGCAGGACCGGGCCGGCCAGGGCGCGCTCCGCGAGTTGGCGGATCCCGATGACGAGGCCGGGCGGGGCGCCGCGTGA
- a CDS encoding beta-Ig-H3/fasciclin, which produces MRMSRRAAQAAVTAAALGGSLIISATPAAAATTAPSCIGRMVTQTTDGFDVLLTNKCSGTRAVKVVVSLAPDSPCYVMSKGTSHLYVYHGILGNYERTVNC; this is translated from the coding sequence ATGCGTATGTCCCGGAGGGCGGCCCAGGCCGCGGTGACCGCGGCGGCTCTCGGCGGTTCCCTGATCATCTCGGCGACACCGGCGGCCGCGGCGACGACGGCGCCCAGCTGCATCGGCCGCATGGTCACGCAGACGACCGACGGCTTCGACGTCCTGCTCACCAACAAGTGCAGCGGCACCCGCGCGGTGAAGGTCGTCGTCTCCCTCGCCCCCGACAGCCCGTGCTACGTCATGTCCAAGGGCACCTCGCACCTGTACGTCTACCACGGCATCCTGGGCAACTACGAACGTACGGTCAACTGCTGA
- a CDS encoding AfsR/SARP family transcriptional regulator, with product MRFGLLGPLEVTRAGHPVGLGPAKQRLLLATLLSRPSETVPAAVLEAALWGEDPPVSAPANLRTYVRGLRCALGGGGPWEGMPRTRGGYLLRVGPGRRDVDLFEAAAARGRRALTLGDSALACEELAGGLGLWRGAVLEGLPLPDVLVRWASGVEERRCLAEEDYGQALLAEGRFPEAVALMRRLVGRHPLRQRAWGHLMLGLHRAGDVAEALETYRRAREVLVRETGLEPGSELRRLHEEVLGRSPLPAPVPAPAPAVPRQLPVVTNDFVGREAALAVLDSCPGRQDASPATAAVTAVSGMAGVGKTALVLHWAHRAAGRFPDGQLHVNLRGYDEEGALPAADALQVFIEALGVPRSRIPPGVQARTGLYRSLLASRRVLVVLDNARDSAHVRPLLPGAGHSVVVVTSRERLQGLVTAEGARPLPLDVLTERESTGLLARRLGPRVEAEPAATAEIVAATGRLPLALAVVAARMAGHPSFPLRAFAEELRPAGALLDALEDGDARRVLSWSCHALTEEAARLFRLLGLHPGPDLTADAAAALAGCPERPVRPLLRELTRLHLLTEQAPGRYLFHDLLRAYAAELVRTVEPPRERRAARERLYDHYLHRAHAAAVLLQPQWPAVTPVAPLPSHGGGHAQDAGAALAWFTAEHQVLLRTVSQAAGHGFGTYSWQLAWALTAYLAPHGLWQDQRTVQETALAAAERTGDPVGQAMACRLLARADSRLGNPEAAEDRLRRALGLYAELGDATGQAQTLHNYVELCHMAGRPAEALRHGREALRLHRLAGNHDGEARTLNAIGWLYAVQGDHGRAIEHCSQALDRQRQAGDRNGQAATLDSLGFAYHHLARYDRAVASYDEAVALFRASADRYHEAETLARLGDTLTATGDTARAEEVWLRAAAIFDTLRDPEAGAVRERIARLREGGPGREG from the coding sequence ATGCGTTTCGGTCTTCTCGGTCCTCTGGAGGTCACCCGCGCCGGCCACCCCGTCGGCCTGGGCCCGGCCAAGCAGCGGCTGCTGCTGGCGACCCTCCTCAGCCGCCCCTCCGAGACGGTGCCGGCCGCCGTCCTGGAGGCGGCCCTGTGGGGTGAGGACCCCCCGGTGTCCGCCCCGGCGAACCTGCGGACCTATGTACGCGGGCTGCGGTGCGCGCTGGGCGGCGGCGGGCCCTGGGAGGGGATGCCCCGTACCCGGGGCGGCTATCTGCTCCGGGTCGGGCCCGGACGGCGGGACGTCGACCTCTTCGAGGCGGCGGCCGCCCGTGGCCGCCGGGCCCTGACGCTCGGTGACTCCGCCCTGGCCTGCGAGGAGCTGGCCGGGGGGCTCGGCCTGTGGCGGGGGGCGGTCCTGGAGGGACTGCCGCTGCCGGACGTACTGGTCCGCTGGGCGAGCGGGGTGGAGGAGCGCCGGTGCCTCGCCGAGGAGGACTACGGCCAGGCGCTTCTCGCGGAGGGCCGCTTCCCCGAGGCGGTCGCCCTCATGCGGCGGCTGGTCGGACGCCACCCGCTGCGGCAGCGGGCCTGGGGCCATCTGATGCTGGGCCTGCACCGGGCCGGGGACGTGGCGGAGGCCCTGGAGACGTACCGGCGGGCACGGGAGGTGCTGGTGCGCGAGACCGGTCTCGAACCGGGCTCCGAACTGAGGCGGCTGCACGAGGAGGTCCTCGGCCGGAGCCCGCTCCCGGCACCGGTACCGGCGCCGGCGCCGGCGGTCCCCCGCCAGCTCCCTGTCGTCACCAACGATTTCGTCGGGCGGGAGGCCGCGCTCGCGGTACTCGACTCCTGTCCTGGCCGGCAGGACGCCAGCCCGGCGACCGCCGCCGTCACCGCCGTCTCCGGGATGGCCGGTGTCGGCAAGACCGCGCTCGTGCTGCACTGGGCCCACCGGGCCGCCGGGCGCTTCCCCGACGGCCAGCTCCATGTGAACCTGCGGGGGTACGACGAGGAGGGCGCCCTGCCCGCCGCCGACGCCCTCCAGGTCTTCATCGAGGCGCTGGGCGTACCGCGGTCCCGGATACCGCCCGGCGTCCAGGCCCGTACCGGGCTCTACCGCAGTCTGCTGGCCTCCCGGCGGGTACTCGTCGTCCTGGACAACGCGCGGGACTCCGCCCATGTACGGCCGCTGCTGCCCGGCGCCGGGCACAGCGTGGTGGTCGTCACCAGCCGGGAGCGGCTGCAGGGGCTGGTGACGGCGGAGGGGGCACGGCCGCTCCCCCTGGACGTGCTGACCGAGCGGGAGTCGACGGGCCTGCTGGCCCGCCGGCTCGGCCCCCGGGTCGAGGCCGAACCGGCGGCGACGGCCGAGATCGTGGCCGCGACCGGGCGGCTGCCGCTCGCCCTCGCCGTCGTCGCCGCCCGGATGGCCGGCCACCCCTCCTTCCCGCTGCGCGCCTTCGCGGAGGAACTCCGCCCCGCCGGGGCGCTGCTGGACGCGCTGGAGGACGGTGACGCGCGGCGGGTCCTGTCCTGGTCCTGCCACGCCCTCACCGAGGAAGCGGCCCGCCTGTTCCGCCTGCTCGGGCTGCATCCCGGCCCCGATCTGACGGCGGACGCCGCGGCGGCGCTCGCCGGGTGCCCGGAACGCCCGGTGCGGCCCCTGCTCCGGGAACTGACCCGGCTGCACCTGCTGACCGAACAGGCCCCCGGGCGGTACCTCTTCCACGACCTGCTGCGGGCCTACGCGGCCGAACTCGTCCGGACCGTGGAGCCGCCCCGGGAACGCCGGGCGGCCCGCGAGCGGCTGTACGACCACTACCTGCACCGTGCGCACGCCGCCGCCGTGCTCCTCCAGCCGCAGTGGCCGGCCGTCACGCCCGTGGCCCCGCTGCCGTCCCACGGCGGCGGGCACGCCCAGGACGCCGGCGCGGCCCTCGCCTGGTTCACCGCCGAGCACCAGGTGCTGCTGCGGACGGTGTCCCAGGCCGCGGGACACGGCTTCGGGACGTACAGCTGGCAGCTCGCCTGGGCGCTCACCGCCTACCTGGCGCCGCACGGCCTGTGGCAGGACCAGCGCACGGTCCAGGAGACCGCGCTCGCCGCCGCCGAGAGGACCGGCGACCCGGTGGGCCAGGCCATGGCCTGCCGTCTGCTCGCCCGCGCCGACTCCCGGCTCGGCAACCCGGAGGCCGCGGAGGACCGGCTCCGCCGCGCCCTCGGGCTGTACGCGGAGCTGGGCGACGCCACCGGGCAGGCCCAGACCCTGCACAACTACGTCGAGCTCTGTCACATGGCCGGGCGGCCGGCGGAGGCCCTGCGCCACGGCAGGGAGGCCCTGCGCCTGCACCGGCTCGCCGGAAACCACGACGGCGAGGCCCGTACCCTGAACGCGATCGGCTGGCTGTACGCGGTACAGGGCGATCACGGGCGGGCCATCGAGCACTGCTCCCAGGCCCTGGACCGGCAGCGCCAGGCCGGTGACCGCAACGGCCAGGCCGCCACCCTGGACAGCCTCGGTTTCGCCTACCACCACCTGGCCCGGTACGACCGTGCCGTCGCCAGCTACGACGAGGCGGTCGCCCTGTTCCGGGCCTCGGCCGACCGCTACCACGAGGCGGAGACCCTGGCCCGGCTCGGCGACACCCTCACGGCGACGGGCGACACGGCACGGGCCGAGGAGGTCTGGCTCCGCGCCGCGGCGATCTTCGACACGCTGCGGGACCCGGAGGCCGGTGCCGTACGGGAACGGATCGCCCGGCTCCGGGAGGGCGGGCCGGGCCGGGAGGGGTGA
- a CDS encoding N,N-dimethylformamidase beta subunit family domain-containing protein, which produces MLGVLGAGAVAGGQWQAGAAVVRPAAPVPRTGDNPVVEENRAAGSDQWLGGRAETRGVDPVRPHIRGRVSASSVGPGESIGFHLTSRVPQDCTVAVYRFGCYAGAGARHLVTSGGFPVGPRTGGKAAWTPTVPQEWLSGVFLGVFTSADGCRAFTPFVVREPARRSGLLFVLPFTRTPDRPFPGLGLPEGFVRETSAAGWLEERGYDVTYATEQDVHEGRVDLARYTVVVLAGTGRDVRWSRRTRVAVERAKRAGTELVHLPQPLALHEPEYLDEEVRRATADLLDRALGTGARQQRQKPASAPTQLVSARSS; this is translated from the coding sequence ATGCTGGGCGTCCTCGGTGCGGGGGCCGTCGCCGGAGGGCAGTGGCAGGCAGGCGCCGCCGTCGTTCGTCCGGCGGCCCCGGTGCCCCGCACCGGTGACAACCCCGTCGTGGAGGAGAACCGCGCCGCCGGTTCCGACCAGTGGCTCGGGGGGAGGGCGGAGACCCGCGGCGTGGATCCGGTCCGTCCGCACATCCGGGGAAGGGTCTCCGCGAGTTCCGTGGGACCGGGGGAGTCCATCGGCTTCCACCTCACCTCGCGCGTCCCCCAGGACTGCACCGTCGCCGTCTACCGCTTCGGGTGCTACGCGGGTGCCGGTGCCCGGCATCTGGTGACCAGCGGAGGTTTCCCCGTCGGCCCGAGGACCGGCGGGAAGGCGGCCTGGACGCCGACCGTCCCTCAGGAATGGCTGTCCGGCGTCTTCCTGGGCGTGTTCACCTCTGCCGACGGCTGTCGCGCCTTCACGCCCTTCGTCGTCCGTGAACCCGCGAGACGTTCCGGTCTCCTGTTCGTGCTGCCCTTCACGAGGACGCCCGACCGCCCGTTCCCGGGCCTCGGTCTCCCCGAGGGCTTCGTCCGGGAGACCAGCGCGGCGGGGTGGCTGGAGGAGCGGGGATACGACGTGACGTATGCGACCGAGCAGGACGTCCACGAGGGGCGTGTCGACCTTGCCCGGTACACGGTGGTCGTCCTCGCCGGAACAGGCCGGGACGTCCGCTGGTCCCGCAGGACCCGTGTCGCGGTCGAGCGGGCGAAGCGGGCGGGCACGGAACTCGTCCACCTGCCACAGCCGCTCGCGCTCCACGAGCCCGAGTACCTCGACGAGGAGGTCCGCCGCGCCACGGCGGACCTCCTCGACCGCGCCTTGGGGACAGGCGCTCGTCAGCAGCGCCAGAAGCCGGCGTCGGCGCCGACCCAACTGGTCAGCGCCCGCTCGTCGTAG
- a CDS encoding YtxH domain-containing protein, producing MRYRLTFIAGLALGYVLGTRAGRERYEQLKKAAQRFSKNPAVRNAAESAAQGSRDFAGKAYHSVSEKVGDKVPASVSGRVRSLRERSGHNGHGASDDWGTTNT from the coding sequence ATGCGGTACCGGCTCACGTTCATCGCCGGACTGGCCCTGGGCTACGTGCTCGGGACACGGGCCGGGCGGGAGCGTTACGAACAGCTGAAGAAGGCCGCGCAGCGGTTCTCCAAGAATCCGGCCGTCCGCAACGCGGCGGAGTCCGCGGCGCAGGGCAGCCGGGACTTCGCGGGCAAGGCCTACCACTCGGTGAGCGAGAAGGTCGGCGACAAGGTCCCCGCCTCGGTCTCCGGCCGGGTGCGTTCGCTGCGCGAGCGCAGCGGGCACAACGGTCACGGGGCGAGCGACGACTGGGGCACCACCAACACCTGA